From the Labrus mixtus chromosome 10, fLabMix1.1, whole genome shotgun sequence genome, the window AGTTTGTTCCCTGTAAGGACAAATCCTCCCTGGCCAGTACAGAAATATCTCCTCTTCAGACCTCTGGATCCTGAATTTGCCTGGATCACTTAGAGTTTTTTAAATCCAGCCTGCAGAGAGGTCATATCGTGTGTTTTCCATTGTTCCAGGTTTAACAGAGCGTCTCTGATAAATGTCGGTTACCTGGAGAGCGGTAATGACACGGACTACCTGGCGATGCACGACGTTGACCTGTTGCCTTTGAACGAAGCTTTAGACTACGGTTTTCCAGAGGACGGACCGTTCCACGTGGCCTCCCCTGAGCTGCACCCGCTTTACCACTACAAGACCTATGTGGGGGGAATCCTGCTGCTCACCAAGAAACATTACAAAATggtactttttttattatttaatctttatttaaccaggaaagaaagtCGTTGAGAATAAAAATCTCTTGTTCAAGAGAGTCCTGGCTGAGACAGGCAGCAGAACAATTAACAGTTTCACACAAAAAACGAGCagccaaacatacaaacacaaaaatacatcattagacattaaaatacacaaaaaataaatctgaatagCAAATGTTTGTCTATTTCATCCACAAACAAATCAGGGAGAACATCTGCATCCACATGTGTCTGCCTCCGAGAGCAGCTCgttaagtttcagctctttttgtaattcGTTCAGAGTACGGTAAGGGAGCAGAAAACTTCAACGCTTTTTTCCCCAGTTCAATTCGGACTATTGGAACAGACACCTGAGtgtcttgttttaaaatggTCTGTTAATGAGTTGATTTACTTTAATTGACAAATGTTCCCCCAACATTCTTTCTCTCTGAAACAGATTATTTAGGCGTTAATCTCTGAGTtcaaaacgttgaacatttgtTGATGAGGTCGATCATTTTGCATGCACTGTTAAAAGTGATGGAAACGCTCTGCTGAAACAGGGTCTGGTTTGCATAAATTGTATTAATTAATGTCAAGTATAAAAGCTAGAGAAAAGCTTACCACACGACATAAATGTTGAGTTGTAAAGGTTTAAGGGATATGAAGCTTTTAGAGATTGTCcaaaaaatgacatcacaatatgccaaaataaaaatgtaggtGCTAATTTATAATTTCAGAAAAATACTCAAAACACCTTCAAACTCTGCTCctaataatgagaatatttttttaaaaaagtgtagagTTTGCATAATATCTTGAGTGTTAAGATAaacttaataaaataatatttttgtgtcattatggcttttttaaaagatttcaaTGAAAAAACATTCTATTCTAATTATAAAGTATGAAACTATTAAAAAACTTTTGAcagaaatcaaatgtattttattgactTGCATAAACTCTTTAGCCTAGGctttacagaataaaaaaatattaaaatgtttgaaaatatttcaagtAAAGCCAGAATAAAAGCCCAGAACCAATATAGATAGAGATGCATACACATTTTTCAGAGTTAAAAAGGTTTATGGGATCTTTGTGAGAAATCTCAGTTTGTACAATACAGtgaggacagaaagaggaaggatgtcattctgttgtttctgtgggTCAGAAATAATCCTCTTTCTGTTTCCGTCACATTCATGTAATGTTTCAAGATGTCCACCAGATGGAGCTGTTTGACCTGTTGAGTTAAACACTGCAAATAAAagccatgttttgtttttacacagtaGNNNNNNNNNNNNNNNNNNNNNNNNNNNNNNNNNNNNNNNNNNNNNNNNNNNNNNNNNNNNNNNNNNNNNNNNNNNNNNNNNNNNNNNNNNNNNNNNNNNNNNNNNNNNNNNNNNNNNNNNNNNNNNNNNNNNNNNNNNNNNNNNNNNNNNNNNNNNNNNNNNNNNNNNNNNNNNNNNNNNNNNNNNNNNNNNNNNNNNNNCCTCCCTGTAGGAGCAGTTTAAGGTGGATCCAGAGGGGGGGCTGAGTAACCTCCGTTACTCGGTGGAGTCCCGGCAGGAGCTGAGCATCAGCGGCGCTCCCTGCACCGTCATCAACACCAAACTGGAGTGTGACCAGGACAAGACGCCGTGGTGTCTGCTGTCGTAGAGGAAACCACACGCGTCGTTACGCCGCTCCGCCTAAAGGATTTAATGTTTaaactctgctcctctctggatGTTGCTGCAGCACTGACTGACCTGCAGCTGGCAGCACGTGGCTGCCCTGACAGGAGGAAATAATGGTACAAACGGAACCTAACCCAGGATTTAACACTGAAGAATTCACTCCTTCACTGagcagaaacagacaa encodes:
- the b4galt7 gene encoding beta-1,4-galactosyltransferase 7: MMYSSRRKPVLYFKEERRFLSGKCTVYKLFGLCMVLLLVSLLWLQLSCSGDLSAPVHEDKRPPQHLQAPPCPADSQASAADDPSWGPHKLALIIPFRERFEELLVFVPFMHTFLNKKKIRHKIFIVNQMDHYRFNRASLINVGYLESGNDTDYLAMHDVDLLPLNEALDYGFPEDGPFHVASPELHPLYHYKTYVGGILLLTKKHYKMVLFLLFNLYLTRKENYLGEQFKVDPEGGLSNLRYSVESRQELSISGAPCTVINTKLECDQDKTPWCLLS